AGGTAATGGATGCCTCATTTTGAAGCAATTCCTACTTTTACTCACTCTTGTGAAAGTAAATATATACAGCTTGTCTAATGACAGGAATTCTCTAGGGTGTAACAGGACACACATATGACTGTATATCACATTATTCAGCAGCCAGCCCCCATGCATCACCCCTGTGAGGCAGAATCGTTGGCTTACCAACACCATATTGTTCATTCCTGTTAGCAAAGACAGTGGCTCATTAGATCAGTACTAAACAGATTGGATAAGAAAAGCACCCTTGTGCCCTTTGGTTGTGGTAATGCCTGTTAAAGATTACTGCAAGGTTATCAAGTTACATACTGTATCCTTCCAGCCCGAAAAAAGTACTGACGAGTATTGAAGAAAGAGGTTAGCCAATTTTTACGTATAAATAAcagtataaattatttttatttacagaaaaCTGTTACAAAACAGGCTATACaatctttaaatatttaaatctaTTCAACTACATTTGTCGAATATAGCAGCCAACACAAAGTCCAGCTGATCAGATGCATGATTACTTGTCCAAAAATCAACTATACACACTTGGCGTATAGTGGAGTTTGCATTTATAAAGATTCCCAAAAAGAAGCTTCTCTCAGTTGATTCACATTACAGTTCTGTAGTGCCAAATCAAATACATCTGTTGTTCGAGTATAGAAACGTAGAGCACAAGTAGGTTTGCCAGACAtaaattggggaggggggccttTCATGCTCACACATTCCAGACCACAGGTGGTCATATTCTGGTTTTAACATCAGGTTTTATCATTTAGATAGAACTCTGCATTATAATTAACAGTAGTCTAAACAGATTAATGAAGGTGGCAAACTCCTCCCCCACCATTTATTTAACTATTAGGCTCCCCTGAAAAACTATGACACTTGTCAAAATTTTACTACAATTGGGAGCCAAAGACAGATTGGGGTAAGAAAAGGCAAGTTCTAAACTTCAAGTCATAACAAAATGAATGACAGCTATGGGAAACAGTCATAGTATGAGTATTTTAGGCACTTTTTTTCTAAGAGCTGCAAAAGATACTAAAAGTAAGAGCAGTGCTTCAAATGAAATGTTTGGCAACCATGAAGCAAAAAAGCTGCACTTGTGTGTTAAAATGCCCCCTTCCTTTCCTATTTCAGTCCTTGTCCTACACTCTGAGGTATAGTGCTGCAGGAGCTGTCAACACTGCTGTCTGCATAGGGTCCAAATTTAAGGTGGCCGTCCTCAGCCCTGGTCCAGTTTGAACTGGTTAACCACCGATATTCCTGGTACAGAGGATTACATTGGATTAGTTAGCATGATTCGTCTGGTGCTTAAGGGCCTACCCATACTGAAGAGCTACACAAGCTGCCAACAGGGTGGAGAAGTGCAATTTCAGAACCTCGTTCGTAAACCAGTCTTGACATTTCGAAGGCCACCACAACTTCTAGTGAGATTTTTTGTTGAATGAACCACTCAAGTCAAACTCTCATGTAACACAGATAAGAACAGAGACCGCAAATGCTGGACTGACCCCGAATTGtcctcaaaaccaaaaaccaaTTGAAAGGAAGCCTGTGGGGAAGGTACTGTGTTGGGGACAGCACCAGACAGGTGACCAGACACTGGCAGCTCTGTCCAATTTAGCTTCAGCtccaatgcatttttaaaaagtcaatTATTGAATATACTAAGTGCACCCTGCGGATCTTTGTGTTGACATGCATGAAATTCCAACAGGCCACACAGGACAATGGGTAACAGGTGCTCTGGTGAACTAAACATTAGCCACGGTCCAAAAGCCCTTAGACTCACCAGTACTGGAGACCTGATTCTGAAACCAGCATGGAGCTTTGGATTTGGAAAAGCAGCAGAATTTCATCTGTCAAAttcagctgtaaaataaacatcTTTGAATAAGCAATGCATCAGAGGGGCCTTGGGAACACAGAAATGTGTTTAGACACCACAAACAGGGATCCAGTGACAGCACTTTACCTTCCAAGGAACTGACCTTGCTTCTAAgagatgttctgtgtgtgttatAGGCATATTGCATTATTGGCTTGGCAGTGAACCACttcaaaacaaaaaagtaaTCTCGACTAAATACATATTGAATTTCAATTGTACCAAAATGGATAGGAAAAAATTCTTGtgcaaaaatacatatttaaatatgtacaatttagttttttttttttaacaaaatacatATTCTGGAATTTCATTTTCTGTATAATACATACAAGAAAAACcccaaaacagaataaaaacgGACTGATTTACAGCTACGTTTGTTGATTGACATCAATATGGTATAGAAATCTACAGGAGTTAAACAGCCGGGGGCAGGCAGATCTTTGGCCACATTCAGATGGCTGCCGAAATGCTTCAGAGGGTCATTACAGTGGGATGGGGAGGATATCAACATACAAGTCTGCGCCATATTCAAGTCCAGGTCAAGCGTCCTCTCCCCAAGCATGTGCAGGTTCAACACTCCCAGTTTTGTCGCGTCGCTAAAGgaaggagagcatgtgtgaagCTTACACTGTTTTGATTTAAAGAGTTTCGCTCGAGTAATTAAAATCCCAGCAGGGGGATTCTGAGAGAATCATTATTTAATCACAAgtaaacatttaatttatatGCTGAGAGTGAAATGAATCGCTGTGACATTCTGTATCTGTACATTTAACATTCTAACTGTTGTGCAGTTAAGATGGGCTCAGTACTTGGGACTAGGCTCAGGACCATCTTACAGATTACTGACAGTAAATTTTTATGCTTTACTAGAACTACTTCCTCTACATAATGTGCTCTGATTTTGGCCAGCAggcggagaaaaaaaaaattgcataacCTGTGCAGAAAATCATGCCGTCATGTTTAGCCCAACAGTTCTCAGTGTGCTGGCATTTTGGCGTGAACCCAGGTGGTACAGTAACAATGAAATCTGAGGTTGTTAAATTCCCAATTCAGCAGTTTGGTTTGGTgtttcactcacactcacacacaaacacaggtctTCTCTAGAATGAAGAGAAACATGATGACCCAATGTGACCCCTTTAGCTGAAGCTTAATCAGAACACAGATGGTCGCTGAGGCCCTGTGTGATGCCTGCATCCACACCGCTTGCACGCTCCAGCTGCCCCGGCTCCTGGCTGGACCGGCCCCACACTCAGGCCCTTCTTCAGGGCTCCATCCTGCACTCCCCACTCCTCCATCTTGCCTGAACCACTAGGGTACTTCAGGACCCGCAGTAACCGCTCTGTTACGATGTCACGCAAAATAAAAACGATAAAATGGTAAATGTGTGAAATGGCAGGAACTCCTGATAGTTTTATACCCCGGCCGTCCTGTTCCCCCAAGAGGCTTGTTTCAGGTCGTTTATGCCTGTCCCTTAATATTCCAGTGGTTTGGCAGGACCTTACCAGTCCCACCACTAGGTGGCGCTCTGACGACTCTGCACCTACTAGGCCCAAAATGGCCTATCCCGTACCTCACATCTTCAGTATCTTCAGTGTACGGTCACAGGGCATGTGGCCCCCTCCAGGGAAGAGTGACCGAGCCCCGTCCACATCGCCGGCAAGACCCTGGCCCGGTTGCCTGGCGACATGAGTTTCCTGGCGGACATGGCTTTTCATCGGGCAACTCTCGCTGGGCGCCGTCGACGCTCCGGTCTGATCTCCACCCCTGAGGATCGCGGGAACAGTCGATGGCAGAAAGGCCTCATCCAGCGGAGAGTGTCATGGTGGCGAGGGCGAGCCGGCGTTCAGCCCCGGCGCTCAGCATGGAAGGGGGCCACACAGCCGTCATCAGGGACGCGCCTTTGGCTGCGTGAGGTGAAAAGCGAGCGCCGATTAGCACCGTGCTTTACCAGCTTACCTCAAGGGCCAACGGGCTCCCATCCGCCTGCATCTCCTTTGTTTATCTTCCTACTTAAGTACCTGTGACTCTACATGCGCAAGACTCCTGTCTCAGCTCCAGCTCCTAAAAGCACCGTCACTGACATGCAGGACTGCTCCGGCACTAACACTAACCCATGTTTCATCTCGGCTTCCGCCAACTGCACCCCCATTCATTCCGCAGCACTCAGACTGGCGACGCACACGGGGGAAACCTTATAAAATCAGGGGAAGGTTGTCAGCTGGGCGACGTCACCTGTTGTATGAAGGAGTTGTTGGGAAGCCCTTGCAATCCAGGGATAGGGCGGCCATGTTTGCCGTGGATGTTGTTGATGGTAGGCGCCTTGGACAGCTTGATGGACCTGCCGGAGCCTGgagcccctcctcctcctcctccgagtGCCCTGCTCCCTCCGTCCATGCCGGCCGAGCCTAGGGGCATCTTGCGCCTCTTTCCTACCAGCCGGTGCTCCAAGGAGCCGTGTGCTGAGCCGCCATGTGAATTGCCCGTGTGTTCAGTGACTGTCTGGTGCACGAAGGGCCCCAGGGACAGCGTGGAGTCACTGCTGTTCATCACCACGCTCATGCGCTTGATGGACTCGGCCGGGCTCCCCAACGAGGGGCCCCTGCTTGGCTGCTCGTGTTTCACACCCACAGAGTTGGTCCTGCCTGCGGGGGCACTGTTGTGGCCCGTAATGTGGGTAGCAGAGGGTGGCATCAGTAAGTGGTGCTGCGTGCCAGGGGTTGCGGCACAGTTCTTCTTGAAGGTACCcgaggaagatgaggaggaagaggaggaagactGCAGCGAGGAGACAGGATGGGCGGGCAGAGGGGAGctgctcttcctcttcttcccgGAGCCGACGCCAGCGGAGGTCAGCACAGTGCCAGAGGAGTCCCGAGACCTAAACGGCTTGCTGCTGGGTTTAGACTTAGGGGACCTGCTGGACGAGGGCACGGCCGAATGTCCTGAAGGCACCTGCGGCCACAGGGACACCTGGCGGACGGGCGCGCCGTAGGCGGGCGGCTCCATACCGCCTCCCGGAGACACACGGGCGTTCAGCGTCGTCCCGTAGGACAGCACGGCCTTGCTGTCCAAGGACTGTGCGTACGGCGGCGAGACAAGCACCGGAGAGGAGGTGAGAGAGGCGCTGCAGGGGAAGCTGGTCGCACTGCCGCTGCAGGAGGGCACTGGCTGCAAGCTTGTGCTTGTCCTGTGAGGCAGCGGGGAGCAGAGCGCCTCTGGTGCTGGCGGGATTTTCCTAGGAAAGATCAAGGGCGTAATGAAGCATCAAAGGGTTTCTTAAATGCTGCAAAAATGCTTTAATACGACAATTTACAAGCTTTTGTGAAGACAACCCCTTCGTTGTGCTGAACTCCAAATATCACAGGGTAGGGCTGAGAAACACATCATTGCACAGTTTACTAAACCCATTGTGTGCAATTGACTGTAAAAGATGAAACCTGCAGTGTTAGCCTACTGTTGTAAGGATAATGACGAGAaggtaataatatataatagagATGCAGCGATCCGATATTCGGATCGGTATCGGTGTTGATCCAGGCGTATTGGACGGATCGGGTATTGGCCATATGTGAATGATCCACGTCTGATACTTATTTAGTTTCCGGCAGTCTCTAAAAAAGCTCCTATTTCACGTAAAATCTACTTGTACAATCAATCTTATGACATGtttttttgtggcattcaagctgaatgCTGTCACTGCCACttagttttttcccccccactcagtgggtgtgagcACAATGACTCGCCCCTGATATGATGTCATGTGCATACCCAGCGCAGTAGGGGGAGTGGAAGATCATCAAAGAAGTGGGTGACGATCTGGAAATATTTTAAGCTTTTAACGTGAACTAGTAGCATAGGtttgaaaaaaaacaataagttttgagaggtggaagcagcgtttagtggaaaatcccactaaagaAAGCGCACACAATTGTGTGAGACGCCGCGTgtaacatggaaaaaaaaaaaacaatggatGATTTGAGAGTCGCTAACTGCGCACCAGCTACAGTTTGTGATGCATGAGGGGCTGCTGTTGCAACAGATGCTGTTACCAGTGAGAGAAACATTGTGAGGCCAGTGTACATTCACCACTTGCGTATCGTAGCTTGGATGATATTCAAATCGAACTACAAATACCTCATAAGGgcttaaaacaagatgtacaaatgagGTGGAACAGTGCGTTATGTATGCTTCTAGTAgccaaataaaaaaacatttggcATACATTTTTCGTATTATATATacgaatataatatatatattaattacattaaaatattaaaataaaaaagctcTTGTATCGGACTTCGTTATTGGCAGTTGTGTATCGGAATTGGAGCGGAactgaaaaaattaaaaaaaatttttttatgtatttaactACCCACAAGACATATCAGCAGCAACCACAAAAAGACGGCTGACAAATGACTGACACACAGCTAAGATAGGCTTTTGTGAATGAAATACAGccacgggaaaaaaaaattaagagaccactattTTTAAACCCATCTGCATTTTCCAGTCCTGTtttaatcgtggttctgctggcaggcggctacgctgagcagcaggatgCTTCAAGGTTCAGCAGGACAGAAAAAtaaagtgaagcaggagacacagggaacgaccagaaaccagccaggtaaagggcggaaGAGACAGTCTAATGGCAgagatatgtgtgtgtatttatgtgtatatatatatatatatatatatatatatatatatatatatatatatatatatatataaataaatacacaaacacacctaTAAATTGACAAATGGGCGAaacaaaattgtgctgtggtctcttccgCGTCTGCATCTTAAAACCTAAACATCATCATATCAACATCAATCAAATATTGGCTTCAGTTTAGGCTGTGTGTAACTAGCCTTGGGCAGCATCTATTACTTCACTCTGTCCAGACATCATGTACAATATCTTGGTGGATTTCCAAAAGCAacaacattccactattctcaAATTTTGGTGATAAAATTGTCTGAGTGGGCAGACTGCTATATTACACCTTTCAGGTTTTTGGGAGTTTCTGTATTGTCGCATTGTTCTTGCCACTAGTCTCTTGCTGGCTAGATTCAGGGAAGCCTGTCCCTAGTGGCGGATCCTGTTTTCTACATTATGCAACAATGGTCATAAGGCAAAACAAAAATGAGGGAACACGTATTAATTGATTAATAGTAGCccaaataatatagattttcgCCATTGCTTGTTTGAGTAATGAAGTTCAAACACCCAGGTCTGTCTCAGAGTACTAATGAACACTCACTCAAACTGAGATCCATGAAAACTCTCTTTGCCTTAAATATGCTCATTTCATCCCAAAATATAAAGTAGGGGTGGGGGTCCTGTCAGATgcaaggagagagagagctagACAGATACagataaagagagagagagagagagagagagagagccaggCAGACACAGGGgtagatggggggaggggcgagAGAGCCAGACACCAAATGCTCGCTTACTTCCACAGGTGTGTGTTGATGTGTCGATCCACCATAGCGCTGAGGGCACAGCGGACTCTGTCCAAGCGCCGGTTGAACCAGAAGCAGCTCCTTCCTAGCTGATGGCTCCCAAACGTGCAGAACTGTGCAGAGGTGGGAATAACAAATGACGCAAGACCCAACTAAACGCACCCCAAAACCATCCATTCTTACCGGCACTGGCTTTCATTTATGGGCTCTCTATTGTAGGAAAAGCCAAAGACGTTCCGGGTTCGGGCGTGAGAGAGCCCCCCCTTTACGGGGAAAGTGGCCGAGCGCAGTATCTGTATAGAACTGAACCAGGCGTGGCACACTCACAGCTGCCGGCCGGGGGTGATGGCTTGAGTAGTGGCAGTCCAGCTTGTCTGCGCCATCCTCCTTCTCCTCGTTCTCGCCTTCATCGCTGGAGAGGCGGGGTGGTCCATCGAGGGGCACCGTGGAGGGATGCGGCGAGTCCTGAAGCAGGCCGGGCTCTCCCTGGGCATTCCCACAGGGGTGCGAGGAGGAGTGCGGCCTTCAAAAAGGttatgggaaaaaaaagacGATTCTCATGTCCATCTCCATAAAACACTAAATTCTGTTGGGAGCCCAATCCCGCTTTTTAAGGTGCCTTTTTTAAGGCGAACAGAACGCGGAAGCTTCCGGACACCTACCTTGGAAGACTCTGATTGTGAGGTCTGGGTTTGCTGGGGAGCGAGGGCTTGGCCTCGGAGGCGCCATTGcctggcgccccctggtggaggtCATGTACGAAGCGTgacggggaggggtgggggtcccTGAGAAGGGGTGGTTGCTGGGGATGCTCCGACGTACGCTGCGTCTCCTTCTCCCTGGCCTTGCTCTTGTGCTCCGCCAGCAGGGTGTCGAAGCGCTTCCTGCGACCCTGAACGGCCCTCCGCTGGCTTAAGGAATGTGTCTGCGGGACACGTGGGCCGGTTATAGCACGGCGACCGGCCGCTACGTCACGTCACGCTAACCCATCACCGTGCCCGGTAGGGGCTCTGATTCGACTCCCACCTTGCATGTCAGAGATCTCGTGCATGGCTTCCGCGTCACCAGGTCCAGAACGCCACAGTGAAAATCCGCGTTAAATTCTCGTTCTGTTGGAGGAGGGTAGGAGAAAAAAAGTCAATTGCGGAGCACATGTTCTCTGACCTGCGTCggcttcctccagggactccacGATCCCAGACGTGGAATTAGGCCACCCGGACCTCGAAATTGCTCACAGTGCCTGTGTGCagggatggactggcatcccatccaggatgctgCCCTGCCACGGTGGGCTGCTTGGGGAGACTCCAAGGCCCCTTACCAGCTACTAGTGGGTGAAAGGGCAGAATGGCAGCAGCACGATAACCAATAGATTTCTGTCTGATGGCCCATACCGGTAACATTCGCCAGTGGTGAAACTTGGTGAGCTTGATGGTACAGATTAGCGGAATAACAATACATTgccttttttattctgtgaaaaacGAAAGATTGCTCTGCGGTCCTGATTCAATAATGTACTATACAGATGTCGCTGGTCAGTACTTTGAAACCTTATATTTTGATTTGACAAAATCCCTCATCCTCTGCTATAGAAAATGGCAAATATAATCACCTCCATTATTTTACTACATGTGTCTTTACCTCTGGTGCTGTTATCTCTCAATAttgataaagtttaaatattgcCTGACAATAACGACCAAGACTGACACCTTACAAAAGCCAGCAACTTGATTTTTAGCAAATATTAGCTGGCGCTGATTCACTGTATTCAATTGTTATTTAAACTGAACTCTGCACTAATGCTAAATCATATTGGCGTGTCATTAAAATCAGATCCCAACAGCACTAGCAATGTGAAGTCAAGTGGTGTTTTCACTCAGAGTTCATTTAAGTGAACCCTGACTTGTGACGGCTCTCGTTGTGAAACCAATCCAGTGCGACTCGGGCAGGTGACCCTCAATGTCATGGCAGGACAATGGAGGAGGACACTTTAGTGCATTTGCAATGTTACGACAAGAAcatttttttaagtaaaaaaTATGACTACAAATTGTCCCGTGATTTTAATCCTTTATACGGCTAATGTGTACTTGTGTAATTGTAACATCAATCCCTCTTTGTAACACATCATTAACTATCACGCTTGTCTCTTACCTTGCCATATGGTATTTTGAAGAGGAACAGTCCACTCACCCAACGAAAATAACGCTGTATACCATATTATCCAGTGATGCCCAGTTTTGCTCCATACTGCAAATatttgtttgcgcttatgtaaCTGTACCTTATGTACCTGAACCTGAGATCTATTCAGACTGTTTGTACTGTTGGCCAACTGAAGCTGCACAGGATTGAGAATCCAGTGTTGCTCGAGCTACATTACTTTCATTAAAATTGTCCAGCTTTTACCATCAGCCCTTAATTTCTCATTTGATGTATTTGAAACAGCTTTTAGTTTGCAAACCTTACGGTACTTTATTATACAATACAATGTTGAATAAATGTTTAGTGTTTACTTTTATAATAGTGCAAAAAATTTTTTGCAGTTATTTATCAA
This genomic stretch from Brienomyrus brachyistius isolate T26 chromosome 6, BBRACH_0.4, whole genome shotgun sequence harbors:
- the LOC125745423 gene encoding ataxin-7-like; this encodes MSERADDDVRGEQRRAARQPKQQQQQQIQQGEGSTAMATVGERRSLPSPEIALGQPWSEWIDAAKLYGSDGAESEESLKECGKNREAMRLCRDDMPIFGQFPAQDDFYLVMCSHCNQVVKPQAFQAHYERRHSSSSKPPSSSISTSTFPLSTLLNSFKAGGTGGVGGAGRTPNSNGSSSNSKIPKLAKEKLAHGIHNSRPILSHKVLPDKTISPGVKVEKAPVKVLDTPPKLIHASPSSTTVSSKPSLTSIPKAALLAPGPIPNGKVLLSALDKKQENSTSYKRQKRISEREFNADFHCGVLDLVTRKPCTRSLTCKTHSLSQRRAVQGRRKRFDTLLAEHKSKAREKETQRTSEHPQQPPLLRDPHPSPSRFVHDLHQGAPGNGASEAKPSLPSKPRPHNQSLPRPHSSSHPCGNAQGEPGLLQDSPHPSTVPLDGPPRLSSDEGENEEKEDGADKLDCHYSSHHPRPAAFCTFGSHQLGRSCFWFNRRLDRVRCALSAMVDRHINTHLWKKIPPAPEALCSPLPHRTSTSLQPVPSCSGSATSFPCSASLTSSPVLVSPPYAQSLDSKAVLSYGTTLNARVSPGGGMEPPAYGAPVRQVSLWPQVPSGHSAVPSSSRSPKSKPSSKPFRSRDSSGTVLTSAGVGSGKKRKSSSPLPAHPVSSLQSSSSSSSSSSGTFKKNCAATPGTQHHLLMPPSATHITGHNSAPAGRTNSVGVKHEQPSRGPSLGSPAESIKRMSVVMNSSDSTLSLGPFVHQTVTEHTGNSHGGSAHGSLEHRLVGKRRKMPLGSAGMDGGSRALGGGGGGAPGSGRSIKLSKAPTINNIHGKHGRPIPGLQGLPNNSFIQQPKARP